Proteins from a genomic interval of Gordonia sp. SL306:
- the stf0 gene encoding trehalose 2-sulfotransferase, translating to MSDVSNYLVCASQRSGSTLLVESLAASGVAGKPQEFFQYFASSSQSPQPREWFAGVTDPDILDLLAPVERGVVDARHTEDWKADILDQGRSPNGVWGGKLMWNQTPLLVARTRVASGSLRTALRWLFDGDDPVFIHVHREDVVPQAVSMWRAVQTRVWRDEAGLHSVDDGAVYHAEGIAHLAAILLEQDRNWRHWFATESIRPVTVGFDELVRCPTETTARVLDVLGQDPDLAPPPPLKPQSNARSREWAQRYRADAVRNGYPLSARAAGG from the coding sequence GTGTCCGACGTGTCGAACTACCTCGTGTGCGCGAGCCAGCGCAGCGGCAGCACCCTGTTGGTGGAGTCGCTGGCCGCGTCCGGAGTCGCCGGGAAACCTCAGGAGTTCTTCCAGTACTTCGCGTCGTCGTCGCAGTCACCGCAGCCTCGTGAGTGGTTTGCGGGCGTCACCGATCCCGACATCCTGGACCTCCTGGCGCCGGTGGAACGCGGTGTCGTCGACGCCCGCCACACCGAGGACTGGAAGGCCGACATTCTCGATCAGGGACGATCCCCGAATGGTGTGTGGGGCGGCAAACTGATGTGGAACCAGACGCCGCTGCTCGTCGCCCGGACGCGCGTCGCATCGGGTTCGCTGCGCACCGCCCTGCGATGGTTGTTCGACGGTGACGATCCCGTGTTCATCCATGTCCATCGTGAAGATGTGGTGCCGCAAGCTGTTTCGATGTGGCGGGCCGTGCAGACCCGGGTCTGGCGAGACGAGGCGGGCCTGCATTCGGTCGACGACGGTGCGGTCTACCACGCGGAGGGAATCGCCCACCTCGCGGCGATCCTGCTGGAACAGGATCGCAACTGGCGGCACTGGTTCGCGACCGAGTCGATCCGGCCCGTCACAGTCGGCTTCGACGAACTGGTTCGGTGTCCGACCGAGACCACGGCGCGCGTGCTCGACGTCCTCGGCCAGGATCCCGATCTGGCACCGCCGCCGCCCCTGAAACCACAGTCCAATGCACGCTCCCGCGAATGGGCGCAGCGATACCGTGCGGACGCAGTGCGGAACGGATACCCGCTCAGTGCCCGAGCTGCCGGCGGGTAG
- a CDS encoding sulfatase, translating into MPTTQPLGAAGADARSSAAPRENVLLIHWHDLGRHLGCYGIDGVESPNLDALASNGILLTDAHATAPLCSPARGSIFTGRYPHRNGLIGLAHHGFEYRPDVRTLPAVLSEVGYRTVLFGMQHESADPSGLGFETIDVSDSLCDYVVARSQEWLHEHVHVSDERPFLLTAGFFETHRPYPSEQYKHADPASITVPSFLPDTDDVREDLAGLHGSITQADAAVGRLLDTVAELGLDETTWIVFFTDHGLAFPRAKSTLYSEGTGIAFIVRPPARRGVAPHSYDDLFSGVDLTPTILDLLSVPAPADVDGESHAEQLLAEHEVPARTEVFTEKTYHDAFDPIRAVRTKEFSYIENYAERPGLLLPLDIADSPSARSLDHAVIDSPRPRHELYDLTCDPDERNNLADDPAHSDVRKRLADKLTEWRAETEDVIPDDREGTAVADRFMADFFAKSHDSAADEEVLPSRRPRGDRRELHGEIATVRNRRDG; encoded by the coding sequence ATGCCGACCACGCAACCTCTTGGCGCGGCAGGCGCTGATGCGCGCAGCAGCGCGGCGCCACGCGAGAATGTCCTCTTGATCCACTGGCATGACCTCGGCCGTCATCTGGGCTGCTACGGGATCGACGGTGTGGAGAGCCCCAATCTCGATGCACTCGCCTCGAACGGCATCCTGCTCACCGATGCACACGCCACCGCGCCGTTGTGTTCGCCGGCGCGGGGCTCGATCTTCACCGGCCGGTATCCCCATCGGAACGGGCTGATCGGCCTCGCACACCACGGATTCGAATACCGCCCCGACGTTCGGACTCTGCCCGCCGTGCTGTCGGAGGTCGGATATCGCACGGTGTTGTTCGGCATGCAGCACGAGAGTGCCGACCCCAGCGGCCTGGGATTCGAGACCATCGATGTCTCCGACTCGCTGTGCGACTACGTGGTGGCCCGGTCACAGGAATGGCTGCACGAGCACGTTCATGTCTCTGACGAGCGACCGTTCCTGCTGACCGCAGGCTTCTTCGAGACCCATCGTCCCTACCCGTCCGAGCAGTACAAGCATGCCGATCCGGCGTCGATCACGGTGCCGTCGTTCCTGCCCGACACCGACGACGTGCGCGAGGATCTGGCCGGGCTGCACGGCAGTATCACGCAGGCCGACGCCGCCGTCGGTCGTCTGCTCGACACGGTTGCCGAACTCGGCCTCGACGAGACGACCTGGATCGTCTTCTTCACCGACCACGGCCTCGCCTTTCCGCGCGCCAAGTCGACCCTGTACTCGGAGGGCACCGGAATAGCGTTCATCGTCCGCCCGCCTGCGCGCCGCGGCGTTGCCCCGCACAGCTATGACGATCTGTTCTCGGGCGTCGATCTCACTCCCACGATCCTGGACCTCCTGTCGGTGCCCGCGCCCGCCGACGTCGACGGTGAATCCCACGCCGAGCAGCTACTTGCCGAGCACGAGGTGCCCGCCCGCACAGAGGTTTTCACCGAGAAGACGTACCACGATGCGTTCGACCCCATCCGAGCCGTGCGGACCAAGGAGTTCAGCTACATCGAGAACTATGCCGAGCGGCCGGGTCTGCTGTTGCCGCTCGACATCGCCGACAGTCCGTCTGCGCGATCGCTCGATCACGCCGTGATCGACTCGCCACGTCCGCGGCACGAGCTCTACGACCTGACCTGCGACCCCGATGAGCGAAACAATCTCGCCGACGATCCCGCCCACTCCGACGTCCGGAAACGCCTCGCGGACAAGCTCACCGAATGGCGGGCCGAGACCGAGGATGTGATCCCCGACGACCGTGAGGGCACTGCGGTCGCCGACCGGTTCATGGCCGACTTCTTTGCGAAATCCCATGACAGCGCCGCCGATGAGGAGGTTCTTCCCTCTCGGCGGCCGAGGGGAGATCGGCGCGAATTGCACGGCGAGATCGCGACCGTCCGCAACCGGCGAGACGGTTGA
- a CDS encoding phosphotriesterase family protein, producing the protein MSTVNTVTGPVDSAELGNVLVHEHVFVLGEEYRQNYQDDWDEDEKISGAVRDLRELKGLGIDTILDPTVLGLGRYIPRIQRIAEQIDLKIVVATGLYTYNDIPFQFHYTGPGLLFDVSEPLVTFFTKDLTEGIADTGVKASFLKCAIEEQGLTPGVERVMRAVGQTSAQTGAPITVHTNPHTQSGLVAQQVLSEEGADLSKVVIGHSGDSTDLDYLMKLADAGSILGMDRFGLDVLLPFEDRINTVVALVEKGYADRMALAHDAACFIDWFDPEAKRQAVPKWNYRHISEDVLPALRARGVSDKDIDTMLVDVPRRYFE; encoded by the coding sequence ATGAGCACCGTCAATACCGTCACCGGCCCCGTCGACTCCGCCGAGCTCGGCAACGTTCTCGTGCACGAGCATGTCTTCGTCCTGGGCGAGGAGTACCGGCAGAACTATCAAGACGACTGGGACGAGGACGAGAAGATCTCCGGCGCGGTCCGCGACCTCCGCGAACTCAAAGGGCTCGGCATCGACACGATCCTCGACCCGACGGTGCTCGGACTGGGCCGCTACATCCCGCGCATCCAGCGGATCGCCGAACAGATCGATCTGAAGATCGTCGTCGCGACGGGTCTCTACACCTACAACGACATCCCCTTCCAGTTCCACTACACCGGCCCGGGTCTGCTGTTCGACGTTTCCGAACCACTGGTCACGTTCTTCACCAAGGACCTGACCGAGGGCATCGCCGACACCGGGGTCAAGGCCTCGTTCCTCAAGTGCGCGATCGAGGAGCAGGGCCTGACACCCGGCGTGGAACGGGTGATGCGCGCAGTCGGGCAGACCAGCGCACAGACCGGAGCGCCGATCACCGTGCACACCAACCCACACACCCAATCCGGACTCGTTGCGCAGCAGGTGCTCTCCGAGGAAGGCGCCGACCTCAGCAAGGTGGTGATCGGACACTCGGGCGACTCGACCGACCTCGACTACCTGATGAAGCTCGCCGACGCCGGGTCGATCCTCGGGATGGACCGCTTCGGCCTCGACGTACTACTGCCGTTCGAGGATCGGATCAACACCGTGGTCGCACTCGTCGAGAAGGGCTACGCCGATCGGATGGCGCTGGCCCACGACGCCGCCTGCTTCATCGACTGGTTCGATCCCGAGGCCAAGCGGCAGGCCGTGCCCAAGTGGAACTACCGGCACATCAGTGAGGATGTGCTGCCGGCATTGCGCGCGCGTGGGGTGAGTGACAAGGACATCGACACCATGCTCGTCGATGTCCCCCGCCGCTATTTCGAGTGA
- a CDS encoding AMP-binding protein: MASTVARLWAFADDTPDRLAVRAGDRELTYAGLRDRIARTAASLAGLGVREGDRVIFVAPSIPEFVITYYGLQTLGATAITMNVMSTSPEIDYVLDDSGASLVIAWHECADTARRSAESAGTPFLEVGPYEEAADLPDPVPSYVDRSDDDVSVILYTSGTTGRPKGAALTVGNINACPVAFRQLMEVTTDDRWATGLPLFHVFGQAIVMNSALSQGCSLSLISPFDPTAFLDLLRDQEITIACGVPTMWNAMLHVAQGHSPDDFRALRLAGSGGAALPAEVIRAFEGKFGCKILEGYGLTETSGAATFHDVNGSPVVGTVGPALPGTLVEIRDPDGQVVEVDVVGEIFVKGPTVMKEYWNRPDATAAELSDGWFKTGDLGAIDAAGNVRIVDRVKDLIIRGGYNVYPREVEEVLYTHPDIVEVAVVGVPDDHYGEEIAAVITPRPGATIDPAGLRDWAKERLSAYKVPRIVQTVDALPKGATGKILKRAIDREGLRKVAR; encoded by the coding sequence ATGGCCAGCACCGTCGCAAGACTCTGGGCTTTTGCCGACGACACACCCGACCGTCTTGCCGTGCGGGCAGGCGATCGGGAGCTCACCTACGCCGGTCTCCGGGACCGGATCGCGCGCACCGCAGCCTCGCTGGCCGGACTCGGTGTGCGAGAGGGTGATCGCGTCATCTTTGTCGCGCCGTCGATTCCCGAGTTCGTGATCACCTATTACGGACTCCAGACGCTGGGGGCCACGGCGATCACGATGAACGTGATGTCGACGTCGCCGGAGATCGATTACGTGCTCGACGATTCCGGGGCATCGCTGGTCATCGCGTGGCACGAATGCGCCGACACCGCACGGCGTAGTGCGGAATCGGCGGGCACTCCGTTCCTCGAGGTCGGTCCGTACGAGGAGGCCGCCGATCTCCCCGACCCGGTGCCCTCCTATGTCGACCGCTCGGACGACGACGTATCGGTGATCCTCTACACGTCCGGAACCACCGGCCGGCCAAAGGGTGCGGCGCTGACCGTCGGGAACATCAACGCCTGCCCCGTCGCGTTCCGGCAGCTGATGGAAGTGACCACCGACGACAGGTGGGCGACCGGCCTGCCCTTGTTCCACGTGTTCGGTCAGGCGATCGTGATGAACTCGGCGTTGTCGCAGGGCTGCAGTCTGTCGTTGATAAGCCCGTTCGACCCGACGGCCTTCCTCGACCTGCTCCGCGACCAGGAGATCACCATCGCCTGCGGTGTCCCGACGATGTGGAATGCCATGCTGCACGTGGCGCAGGGCCACTCACCTGATGACTTCCGCGCGCTGCGGCTGGCCGGCTCGGGTGGAGCCGCGCTGCCGGCGGAGGTGATCCGGGCGTTCGAGGGGAAGTTCGGCTGCAAGATCCTCGAGGGCTACGGACTCACCGAAACATCCGGTGCTGCCACATTTCACGACGTCAACGGCAGCCCTGTCGTCGGGACCGTCGGTCCGGCGTTGCCCGGCACCCTGGTCGAGATACGCGATCCCGACGGCCAGGTGGTCGAGGTGGATGTGGTCGGCGAGATCTTCGTCAAGGGTCCGACCGTCATGAAGGAGTACTGGAACCGGCCGGACGCGACCGCAGCCGAACTGAGCGACGGATGGTTCAAGACCGGCGACCTCGGCGCGATCGACGCCGCAGGCAACGTACGCATCGTCGACCGGGTGAAGGACCTCATCATCCGGGGTGGCTACAACGTCTACCCGCGCGAGGTCGAAGAGGTCCTGTACACCCATCCCGACATCGTCGAGGTGGCCGTGGTCGGGGTGCCGGATGACCACTACGGTGAAGAGATCGCCGCGGTGATCACGCCCCGGCCAGGAGCGACCATCGATCCCGCCGGGCTACGAGACTGGGCCAAAGAGCGGCTCAGCGCCTACAAGGTGCCGCGCATCGTGCAGACCGTCGACGCATTGCCCAAAGGCGCGACGGGCAAGATATTGAAGCGCGCGATCGATCGGGAGGGCTTGCGGAAGGTCGCGCGCTGA
- a CDS encoding TetR/AcrR family transcriptional regulator, whose product MPKDDGAPARSRPLTPRGERTRSALISAARTVFERDGFSDSRLTDITAEANCATGSFYTYFDSKEDILDAVLAEAQEDMLHPGLPHVEPASDDDPTAVIEAANRAYFEAYRRNAQLMLVREQVAGLSTEFRETRRRRGQVFAERNAKRIRDLQARGLADPDLDPLAAARALSGMVSRMAYYGFGLGDEVDMDELVFTATRLWVNAIGLRRPT is encoded by the coding sequence ATGCCGAAGGACGACGGCGCGCCCGCCCGCTCGCGACCACTCACCCCGCGAGGGGAGCGGACCCGCTCGGCGTTGATCTCCGCGGCGCGGACGGTGTTCGAGCGAGACGGTTTCAGTGATTCGAGGCTCACCGACATCACCGCCGAGGCGAACTGCGCGACCGGCTCCTTCTACACCTACTTCGACAGCAAAGAGGACATCCTCGATGCAGTCCTCGCCGAGGCGCAGGAAGACATGCTGCATCCCGGACTGCCGCACGTCGAGCCGGCATCGGACGATGATCCGACGGCCGTGATCGAGGCGGCCAACCGTGCGTACTTCGAGGCCTACCGGCGCAATGCGCAGTTGATGCTGGTGCGTGAGCAGGTCGCAGGCCTCAGCACCGAGTTCCGCGAGACCCGACGTCGTCGCGGGCAGGTCTTCGCAGAGCGCAATGCGAAGCGGATCCGAGATCTCCAGGCCCGCGGCCTCGCCGATCCCGACCTGGACCCGCTGGCGGCCGCGCGCGCCCTCTCCGGCATGGTCTCCCGGATGGCGTACTACGGCTTCGGCCTCGGCGACGAGGTCGACATGGATGAGCTGGTGTTCACCGCCACCCGACTGTGGGTCAACGCGATCGGACTGCGCCGCCCCACTTGA
- a CDS encoding phosphotransferase family protein yields MSAGVTTGTPIPDTDLTALVGWLRTAGVETSGEITCTRVGFGQSNLTYTVRDEAGGQWVLRRPPVGHLLASAHDVAREARILDALAATDVPVPRIYGVCDDAAVSPVPIVAMEFVDGSVLTDRSAGEKVSPEVRSAVGAAMTETLAHIHAVDLDTVGLADLASHKPYAPRQLKRWSAQWEKSKTRDIPDLDTLTARLSDNIPEQHETTLVHGDFHIRNVMIGPESGAVSAVLDWELSTLGDPLADIGSTLAYWPERTDAVVLGDPVEVMDGFPDRDQLAQAYLDRTGRDPQALRYWHALGLWKVAIIAEGVLRRARENPANRAAAGVPTPAHVDNFVARAVAVADEAGL; encoded by the coding sequence ATGAGCGCCGGCGTGACGACCGGAACGCCCATCCCCGACACCGACCTGACCGCTTTGGTCGGGTGGCTTCGGACGGCAGGCGTCGAGACGTCGGGTGAGATCACCTGTACACGTGTCGGTTTCGGTCAGTCGAACCTGACCTACACGGTCCGCGACGAGGCAGGCGGACAATGGGTGCTCCGTCGGCCGCCGGTGGGCCACCTGCTGGCCTCGGCGCACGATGTCGCCCGCGAGGCGCGGATTCTCGACGCGTTGGCGGCGACCGACGTTCCGGTTCCACGCATCTACGGGGTGTGCGACGACGCCGCCGTCAGCCCGGTGCCGATCGTGGCGATGGAGTTCGTCGACGGGTCGGTGCTGACCGATCGCAGTGCGGGCGAGAAGGTGTCGCCAGAGGTCCGCAGCGCCGTCGGCGCGGCGATGACCGAAACGCTCGCCCACATCCATGCGGTGGATCTGGATACGGTCGGGCTCGCGGACCTCGCAAGTCACAAGCCTTATGCCCCGCGCCAGCTCAAGCGGTGGAGCGCGCAGTGGGAGAAGTCGAAGACGCGCGACATCCCGGACCTCGACACCCTCACCGCGCGTCTGTCCGACAACATCCCGGAACAGCACGAGACGACTCTTGTGCACGGCGACTTCCACATCCGCAACGTGATGATCGGCCCGGAGTCGGGAGCGGTGTCGGCGGTACTGGATTGGGAACTGTCGACGCTGGGCGATCCGCTTGCCGACATCGGCAGCACGCTGGCCTACTGGCCGGAGCGGACCGACGCCGTGGTGCTGGGCGACCCGGTCGAGGTCATGGACGGGTTTCCCGATCGTGACCAGCTGGCGCAGGCCTACCTGGATCGAACCGGACGCGATCCACAGGCACTGCGGTACTGGCACGCACTGGGACTCTGGAAGGTCGCGATCATCGCCGAAGGCGTTCTGCGGAGGGCACGCGAGAATCCCGCCAACCGAGCGGCCGCCGGCGTGCCGACACCGGCCCATGTCGACAATTTCGTGGCCCGTGCGGTGGCGGTGGCCGACGAGGCGGGACTATAA
- a CDS encoding acyl-CoA dehydrogenase family protein, whose amino-acid sequence MDLLNPSERTEKYRAQLLDFMDTHVYPNESVFDQQMRESENPHATPPILLELKAKAKEAGLWNLFHPHAEWGPGLTNLEYAPLAEIMGRVAWAPEVFNCNAPDTGNMEVLTLFGTDEHKKLYLQPLLDGEIASAFAMTEPGVASSDATNVELSMVRDGDEYVLNGRKWFASNAVRPDCKVLIVMGKTDPAAATHRQQSMMVVPTDAPGLTILRNLPVFGYVDRESHGELVFENVRVPAKDVLKGEGEGFAISQARLGPGRIHHCMRTIGIAERALELMCTRATQRVTFGQPIADRANIQDWIAEARIDIEMVRLLTLKAAAMMDTVGNKAAATEIAAIKIAAPNIALKIIDRAIQVHGGGGVTDDFPLAMAYAHIRTLRLADGPDEVHKRAIARRELRPYRDAASAPETVAGVSDQALVSR is encoded by the coding sequence ATGGACCTGCTCAACCCGTCTGAACGGACCGAGAAGTACCGCGCGCAGTTGCTGGACTTCATGGACACCCACGTCTACCCCAACGAGTCGGTGTTCGATCAGCAGATGCGCGAGTCGGAGAACCCCCACGCGACACCGCCGATCCTGTTGGAGCTCAAGGCGAAGGCCAAAGAGGCCGGGCTGTGGAACCTCTTCCATCCGCACGCGGAATGGGGTCCGGGGCTGACGAATCTGGAATATGCACCATTGGCCGAGATCATGGGACGTGTGGCGTGGGCCCCGGAGGTCTTTAACTGCAACGCGCCCGACACCGGCAACATGGAGGTGCTCACGCTCTTCGGGACCGACGAGCACAAGAAGCTCTATCTCCAGCCGCTCCTCGACGGTGAGATCGCATCCGCGTTCGCCATGACCGAGCCAGGAGTCGCGAGTTCGGACGCCACCAACGTGGAGCTCTCGATGGTGCGGGACGGCGACGAGTACGTTCTCAACGGCCGCAAGTGGTTCGCCTCCAACGCAGTTCGTCCCGACTGCAAGGTCCTGATCGTGATGGGCAAGACCGATCCGGCGGCCGCCACCCATCGCCAGCAGTCGATGATGGTCGTCCCCACCGATGCGCCCGGCCTCACCATCCTGCGCAACCTTCCCGTCTTCGGTTATGTCGACCGCGAGAGCCACGGCGAGCTGGTCTTCGAGAACGTCCGTGTGCCCGCTAAGGACGTGCTCAAGGGTGAGGGCGAGGGCTTCGCGATCAGTCAGGCGCGCCTGGGCCCCGGCCGGATCCATCACTGCATGCGGACCATCGGGATCGCCGAGCGCGCCCTGGAGCTGATGTGCACCCGCGCCACCCAGCGCGTCACCTTCGGGCAGCCGATCGCCGATCGCGCCAACATCCAGGACTGGATTGCCGAGGCGCGCATCGACATCGAGATGGTCCGGCTGCTCACGCTCAAGGCCGCGGCGATGATGGACACGGTGGGCAACAAGGCTGCCGCCACCGAGATCGCCGCCATCAAGATCGCCGCGCCCAACATCGCGTTGAAGATCATCGACCGCGCGATCCAGGTGCACGGTGGTGGCGGCGTCACCGACGACTTCCCATTGGCGATGGCGTACGCCCACATCCGCACGCTTCGCCTGGCCGATGGTCCGGACGAGGTCCACAAGCGGGCCATCGCTCGTCGAGAGCTCCGGCCATATCGGGATGCTGCGTCGGCACCGGAGACGGTGGCGGGCGTATCGGATCAGGCGCTCGTCTCCCGATGA
- a CDS encoding SDR family oxidoreductase, with translation MQLDGKVAIVTGGAGGIGAAIAQALVTQGARVVVTDLNQISLETVATGIETSVPGAVASIAGDATSTTHIDAVIELAESRFGPVDLYFANAGIGGAPGLFASDDEWSQVIDVNVMGHIRAARRLVPEWVERGSGYFVGTASAAGLLTQLGSATYSVTKHAAVGFAEWLNVTYGDRGVRASCLCPMGVDTKLLRPDDVPDDEDARLMQRAVETAGRVLTPSEVADTVIDALGDERFLILPHPEVLEMYRHKSADYDRWLRGMRRYQQGLKETTS, from the coding sequence ATGCAACTCGACGGCAAGGTGGCCATCGTGACCGGCGGTGCCGGAGGAATCGGTGCCGCGATCGCTCAAGCTCTGGTCACCCAGGGTGCGCGCGTCGTCGTCACCGATCTGAACCAGATCAGCCTCGAGACCGTGGCGACGGGGATCGAGACCTCGGTGCCCGGGGCGGTGGCGTCCATCGCGGGTGACGCGACCTCGACGACCCATATCGACGCGGTGATCGAACTGGCCGAATCACGGTTCGGTCCGGTCGACCTCTACTTCGCCAACGCCGGAATCGGCGGAGCCCCAGGTCTGTTCGCCTCCGACGACGAGTGGTCGCAGGTCATCGACGTCAACGTGATGGGACACATTCGCGCTGCTCGACGGCTCGTACCGGAGTGGGTCGAACGCGGCAGTGGCTACTTCGTCGGGACCGCATCGGCGGCCGGCCTCCTCACGCAACTCGGCTCTGCCACCTATTCCGTCACCAAACATGCGGCCGTCGGATTCGCCGAGTGGCTCAACGTCACCTACGGCGATCGCGGGGTCCGAGCGAGTTGTCTGTGCCCGATGGGTGTCGACACCAAATTGCTGCGTCCTGACGACGTTCCCGACGACGAGGATGCGCGACTCATGCAGCGCGCGGTCGAGACCGCGGGACGCGTGCTGACCCCGTCCGAGGTCGCCGACACCGTGATCGACGCCCTCGGCGACGAACGTTTCCTCATCCTTCCCCATCCCGAGGTTCTCGAGATGTATCGGCACAAGAGTGCCGACTACGACCGCTGGCTGCGCGGGATGCGGCGGTACCAACAGGGCCTCAAAGAGACCACGTCGTAA
- a CDS encoding DUF6131 family protein: protein MIILGIVLLVLGFIFSIPILWTIGIILIVIGAILAVLGATGRAVGGRAHYY from the coding sequence GTGATCATTCTCGGCATCGTCCTGCTGGTTCTGGGGTTCATCTTCAGTATCCCGATCCTCTGGACGATCGGCATCATCCTGATCGTGATCGGCGCGATTCTCGCCGTTCTCGGTGCGACCGGCCGCGCGGTCGGCGGGCGGGCGCACTACTACTGA
- a CDS encoding TauD/TfdA dioxygenase family protein yields MTLAQIDERADRDARAREIYRDAGITVDKLGEHIGAKIGQVRLGGDLPAEQVEAIRLALASNKVVVFTDQQHLDDESQYAFAELLGDPTAPHPTVTSRGTQLLTIEGAANSWHTDVTFVDRIPKASILRAVTLPEYGGATTWASTVAAYEQLPKPLRALAEELWATHSNLYDYVGLKEPSGGVDISKKADHYQEFTSTEYQTLHPVVRVHPETGERSLLLGHFAKEFRGLKSAEFAELYQLLQARITKLENTFRWNWRLGDVAIWDNRATQHYGIADYGNQKRELHRITLAGDVPVDVRGERSQVLQGDASHYSGVEQPNRLEVFAA; encoded by the coding sequence ATGACATTGGCACAGATCGACGAACGGGCCGACCGGGATGCGCGTGCCCGAGAGATCTACCGTGACGCAGGCATCACGGTCGACAAGCTCGGCGAGCACATCGGCGCCAAGATCGGACAGGTGCGTCTCGGCGGCGATCTGCCTGCCGAACAGGTAGAGGCGATCCGGCTCGCGCTGGCCAGCAACAAGGTCGTGGTCTTCACCGATCAGCAGCACCTCGACGACGAATCGCAGTACGCGTTCGCCGAATTGCTCGGTGACCCGACCGCACCGCATCCGACGGTCACCTCGCGCGGAACCCAACTGCTGACCATCGAGGGTGCCGCCAACAGCTGGCACACCGACGTCACCTTCGTCGATCGGATCCCCAAGGCATCGATCCTGCGCGCGGTCACTCTGCCCGAGTACGGCGGTGCCACCACCTGGGCGTCGACGGTGGCAGCCTATGAGCAGCTGCCGAAGCCGTTGCGGGCGTTGGCCGAAGAGCTCTGGGCAACCCACAGCAACCTCTACGACTATGTCGGGCTGAAGGAACCGTCGGGTGGTGTGGACATCTCCAAGAAGGCAGATCACTACCAGGAGTTCACCAGCACCGAGTACCAGACGCTGCACCCAGTGGTCCGGGTCCATCCGGAGACCGGTGAGCGGAGCCTGTTGCTCGGCCACTTCGCGAAGGAGTTCCGGGGACTCAAGTCGGCCGAGTTCGCCGAACTCTACCAACTGCTGCAGGCGCGGATCACCAAGCTCGAGAACACCTTCCGCTGGAACTGGCGCTTGGGCGACGTGGCGATCTGGGACAACCGGGCCACCCAGCATTACGGCATCGCCGACTACGGGAACCAGAAGCGCGAACTGCACCGCATCACCCTCGCAGGCGATGTCCCGGTCGACGTGCGCGGCGAGCGCAGCCAGGTGTTGCAGGGCGATGCCTCGCACTACTCGGGGGTCGAACAGCCCAACCGTCTCGAGGTCTTCGCCGCGTGA